cgtggggcaggcgcatggggatcacagacccatttacttgaatgggtccgcgatccctccgttccgcaaaaagattgagaatgttctatatttttgcggtgcggaggcacggaacggtcgtgtgaacgagcccttacactGATGTTTTGTATATAATTTTAGCTTAAGCATGAGCATACTTAGAGGAccattcatgttttttttattaattgagataaataccttttcttgcggggtaccccctgctgatgctgccaccctgcctgtttttttttttttatatcactcctacgccccgctgtgcccccctgtagttttcccactcagtatgttaatagcaagagcaatatttaaaaaaaatcaggtaGTGTTGCAGCATCAGTGGGGGGTACCccacaagtaaaggtatttatcttcattaaaggggttatcccatcttagacaatgggggcatatcgctaggatatgcccccattgtctgataggtgtgggtcccaccgctgggacccgcacctacaaggagaacgaaaccggggagagttgtggctggaggacctcgggtttcccggggtccgtccaccaccaggcgcagctccctgcctctcccattgaagtggatgggagcgcaccgcgcatgcacggccaccgctcccattaatttcgttggggccgacggaaatagccgagccagcactcggctattttcggcagctccatagaaatgaatggagggcggctgcgcatgcgcagtgcgccctcctcaagttTCTCCGTTCTGCTTGTAGGTGCTGGTcctagcggtgggacccgcacctatcagacaatgggggcttatcctagcgataggctcccattgtctatgatgggataacccctttaatacaaaaccatgaaagtgctctttaaagggattttcggagttaatatttttttttctcgttaaaggggtcgtccgtgctttttctattgatgacctatcctcaggataggtcatcaatatcagattggtgggggtccgacacccggcaccccgccgatcagctttttgaggagactgcatgcgcagtgcacatgtgccatctcccttttctcttcctgctcgctgctttatgtctatgggacagcagcagcggaAAGGAAGAGAGACTGGAGACCCCAACTGTGCACTGTGCACttcgtctcctcaaacagctcatcggcggtgttgctgggtgtcggaccaccgccaatctgatcctgaggttaggtcaggCAACCCCCTTAAAGGCAGCGAAGGCACATCGTTCCAAACCTCCACCTCTGCTTCCGTGCTCCCTGCTACTTCAGCATGGACATTTATTAAACACTTTATGCCATTATTATGTGCCATATGTGCACTTGAGAAAATGGGGCGGGGGGTTAGTGGGAGGGGATGAGTCTTTGCGTCGCCTGCTGCATTTACTAGAGCTAAAGTCTACACTAAACTGCAGCTGGCGTAAACTTCAGTATCTAGAGCTCAGCAGGGCAGAATGCGTcttatttattaagaggcatctgcctcttaagAAATTAGGCGTATGTCttgccagtgcagggagatcaagactggcgtatggatacgacagtcttgataaatgtgcctCACTGTTTTGGCTGCAGTGATGTGTCTGTATACAGCATGAGACCACTgcggccaatcactggcctcagtggtgtatGGCACATGGCTGCAGCCAAAAAGACAAAGCCCATCAAAGAGGATGGATTGGAGGCACTGTAACAGATGGGTTTAGGATGGTTAGGATAGGGCTGCATTTACATGACCTCAGACatcacgtgaaaaaaaaaaatatagcaaatcTGTACGTTTttaatggcattttattttttcactgatTCCTTTCTGAGAAACGGCTGACTAAAGCGGTTTCCTTTTAATTGTATGGAGGCTGCCAGTCCATGAAAAAGGACAACTAACCCCATAGACTGCCATGGTTCTTAAACGATCGTGTGATGCTTAAGATTTTTTCTTTAATTATTTGAATACCTTCACTGCCctagaaaaaaaatctttgacaacccttttaaagaggagCTATAACCAGTAGAAGCCCTTTTTATTtcactgattaaagggtttacccccacaaaaaagtttaaatataactaattaaaaaaaaggaaaaaaaaagtctttaggGGAGTGCTCCTATTCTAAAAAGGCCACTTCTCTCAGTGCATACAATATCTCTAATGACTCGTATCATGCCCAGCACTGCCGATGTTGCACAACCCCCAGCAGCATAAACTCAAACCTGCATAATATTGTGGCGGTCAATAAAGAAGTGCTAATCCTTCTGAATTATTATGCTATAATTAAAATGTAATAGTACTTCTTTTTGTGTGAATGTGACGTTAGCAGCGCTGGGCATGACCGGAGACGTCAGAGATGATGACTCGAGACATGctttataaaaaaacaacaattatattttgtgtgtgtatatgtgtgtgtatatgtgtgtgtatgtatatatatatatatatatatatatatatatatatatatatatatatatatatatatatatattatttttgaaTGCATTTTTGTTGAGTCTAactcttttaaaaactcccaccTCTCCTGGGACACCCAATAACAAAGCTTATTGTTGCTGTATTTATCTCCAGATATTGCTGAAATATTATGTGTCCCCATTGTGGTAGAGCAATAATAATACGTGTAAATCATTTGCTAACTTgactttgttttgcttttttttttttgcaggaatgtTCACCCTTTCAGAAGTAGCATCACTTAATGACATACAGCCCACTTACCGGATTCTGAAACCATGGTGGGACGTGTTTATGGATTATTTGGCGGTGGTCATGCTCATGGTTGCCATCTTTGCTGGCACCATGCAAATAACCAAAGATCAGGTTGTTTGCTTACCAAAGTTAGAATCCGCAGTATGTTTAACACCTCCAGCAAGCAGAGATGGAGAGAACAAACCGCCAGGGTCTTCTCAACTTGAAACTACTACAGAGTCTGGTAAAGAATGGCTAAGTACCTCACCTAAACTTAAACTTGAGACACATTTGAGAACACAAACGGACACTTTGATTAATCCAACTACTTTGATTCAGGATCCTAATACAATGGCAAGCAGCCCTGGAGGAAGAAAAACTAATCTGGATTATCAACAATATGTATTCATCAACCAAATGTGCTATCACGTGGCACTTCCATGGTACTCCAAATATTTCCCATACCTTGCACTTATTCATACGATTATATTAATGGTCAGCAGCAACTTCTGGTTCAAATATCCAAAGACTTGCTCAAAAATTGAACATTTCGTCTCCATACTTGGAAAGTGCTTTGAATCTCCTTGGACAACAAAAGCTCTGTCCGAGACCGCATGCGAGGACTCAGAAGAAAATAAACAGAGGCTAACCAGTGCTCAATCACTCCGAAAGCATCTCTCAAATAGCAGTGAAGAGGGAAGTCCAAGCCCCAGTACTCCAATGATCAGTAAATCTGGATTAAAGTTCTCGGCAGACAAACCAGTGGGAGAGGTGCCTGGAATGACCATCTTAGACAAAAAGGATGGAGAGCAAGCAAAAGCCCTTTTTGAAAAAGTTCGGAAATTTCGTACTCATGTTGAAGATAGTGATTTAATTTATAAACTTTATGTAGTCCAAACAGCGGTCAAGACAGTGAAGTTTATCTTCATTCTGTGTTACACCTTGACTTTTGTAACTGCAATTAGTTTCAAACATGTTTGCACCCCAAATGTGGAGCACCTTACGGGATATACAGACTTTGAGTGCACTCATAACATGGCTTTTATGCTAAAAAAGCTTCTCATCAGCTACATTGCCCTCATTTGTGTTTATGGCTTTGTCTGTGTATATACCTTGTTTTGGCTTTTTAGACGACCTTTGAAGGAATATTCATTTGAAAAAGTGAGAGAGGAAAGTAGTTTCAGTGACATTCCAGATgttaaaaatgattttgcatttctTCTACATATGGTGGACCAATACGATCAGCTATACTCCAAGCGCTTTGGTGTCTTCTTGTCTGAAGTTAGTGAAAATAAATTGCGTGCGATTAGTCTGAACCACGAGTGGACCTTTGAAAAACTTAGGCAGCACATTTCTCGCAACGCGCAGGACAAACAGGAGCTACATCTGTTCATGCTTTCTGGAGTACCCGATGCTGTGTTTGAGCTTACTGATCTTGAGGTTCTAAGACTTGAACTTATTCCAGAGGCTAAAATCCCGGCAAAAATTTCTCAAATGACTGCTCTTCAAGAGCTGCATCTTTACCACTGTCCTGCAAAGGTCGAACAGACTGCCTTTAGCTTTCTAAGAGACAACTTGAAGTGCCTGCACGTTAAATTTACTGATGTGGCTGAAATACCCGCCTGGGTCTATTTGCTCAAAAATCTACGGGAGTTATACTTGATGGGTAATTTAAACTCTGAGAATAATAAAATGATTGGATTAGACTCTTTGAGAGAGTTAAGACATCTAAAAGTTCTCTATGTGAAGAGCAATTTGACCAAAATTCCATCAAACGTCACAGATGTGGCTCCTCATCTGACCAAGCTTGTCATTCACAACGATGGCACCAAGCTTGTTGTTCTAAATAGCCTTAAAAAGATGATGAATGTTGCAGAGTTGGAGCTCCACAATTGTGAATTGGAGAGAATCCCTCATGCTATATTCAGTCTGAGCAACCTGCAAGAGCTGGATCTTAAGCTGAACAGCATCCGTACCATAGAAGAGGTGATAAGTTTTCAGCACTTAAAACGACTGACTTGTTTGAAGCTGTGGCACAATAAAATAGTCAGCATTCCTCAGTCCATTTCGCAAGTGAAAAATTTGGAGTCCCTGTATTTATCGAACAACAAACTCGAGGTGCTCCCCGTAGCTCTCTTCCACTTGCAGAAACTGCGGCATCTGGATGTGAGCTACAATTGTATTTGTGCGATTCCTCTCGAGATTGGCTTACTTCAGAACCTTCAGTACTTGTACGTTACAGGGAATAAAGTGGACATCTTGCCAAAGACACTATTTAAATGCATCAAGCTAAGAACTTTATGCTTGGGTCAGAACTGTATTACAGCATTACCAGAGAAGATAGGACATTTAGTACAACTGACGCATCTAGAGTTGAAAGGAAATTGCCTAGATCGCTTGCCTTCTCAAATCATTTACTGCCGTCTCCTCAAGAAAAGCGGGCTTATGGTCGAAGACCATCTTTTTGATGCATTACCATCGGAGGTGAAGGATGCATTAAACCTAGACACCAATGCATCTTTTGCTAATGGGGTTATTTAAGGCTATGTACAGAGCAGAGATTTtgacagatatatttttttttttttgtccaagtGCAAGACTTATAAAGAGTTTTGCTGAAAGAAATGGGGTAATCTACTTTGCTCAAAACAAGCAAACGTTTTTTTTGGACAGTATCAGTTCACTTACAGAGTTTCCGTTGTTCAATAGCAAAGCAAATAAATTGTCTTAATCGATGCAGGTATATTCCCGTAATTCAATCAATTTATATATTTTGCAGATATTAGAAAATAAAAAGGTTTTTGTTTTCTTATGTGATCTGAACATATTCCTATCTGGATGTTTACGACTTACCTGTATGCCTACATGTTTATAGATCAGATGCCTATTAAATCTTTAGTTATAAGTCTTTTCTTTTCtttggcaaaaataaaaaaaaactgatacctAAAATTTAGATTTTATACGTACATGAGCTTAAACCTGTACAGAGGGACACTAGGTACAAATGTAAGGGTGTgtgtaatatacatatatatttctgAACATTCTCCATCAGATGGGGGTCATTTGCTGTGGTCTGACTCCTCCATATACCATTGTATAATGCATGTTTTTCTGAAATGAAATCTGAGACCTGTGCAGGTATACTATGGTCCATATATTTCTGTAGGTGCCGTATTCAGCTCTGCATCTCAAAGGTTGTATGGATCTATAATATGCCATGTGTACAAGGATAAAAACTCCTCATATTAATGACTCTCTTTATTAAACTAACAACAAGCTTAAAAATTAatcgggaagaaaaaaaaaaaaactttctccaACTTTGTAAAAGTGAAGGGAAGGTAAATCTAAGAAATGTCCATACTATCATTTTAGGTTAAGGTATATTGGATGATCTGATAATTAATACCAAAAACGATTGCATCGACTACTCttggggtacggccacacagtttTTTGGGATTAGATTTTGAGGCAGCTCTGCCTGCAGGACTTTTtgccaaaggcctcatgcacacgacccttgtttgggtccgcatcagagcctcAGTTTAGGTGGCTctgatgccgacccattcacttcaatggggccgcaaaagatgcggacagcactccgtgtgcggtCCCCATCAGtggctccattccgcggccccgttaaaaaaatatatataacatgtcctattcttgtccgcgctttgcggacaagaataggcatttatattgccggtgcccgttccgcaaattgcggaaggcaacacgagcggcttccgtttttttgcagatccacggtttgcggaccgcaagaaacggcacggtcgtgtgcatgaggccaaagttaGAAGATGATTCAACAGTAATCGGAAATATAAAAGAAGGACTTATTTTTCTCTTTCCTGATGGATCCACTTCTCGCTTTGGATGAAAATCTTGCAGGCAGATGTGCCTTAAAATCTTATGCCAAATACTCTtagagtaaggctacattcacacatccgcaaattgcgtaacagggtgcggacccattcattctctatggggacaggaatgaatgcggagagcacactatgtgctctccgcatccacatttccggaaGCGCGCCGCCGATCTTCCTGTCCgccgtccccccaaaaaatagaacatgttttattcttgtccgcaattgcggacaagaataggcagttctatggggctgccggccGGGTGCAttgcactacggatgtgtgaatggactctaaggccgcatggtcaggtttcctgatgcagtttaggAATCCAAAATCAAGagcggatcataaaaggagagcgagtataaaggacagatcgacttctcttcttttctttttttatttaataacttctggttttggctttcaaacCTGCATGCAAAAACCTGAccttgtggccgtaccctaagggccctttcacaagGCGGCGTTTACAGTGTAACTTTGGTGTGCACAGCCGTGCTGAAATTCCAGAGAGAACCTGCCTGCGGCCGCACCCTTTCTCCCTCCAGTACATCTCAATGCTGAGGATCGCAGAGCAGCgacttcccattgaaatgaatgggaggcagaaaggacACTGCTGCTGGCGTTTTTTTTGGCAAACTTTAGACATGGCTGTCCACGACAAAATTGCTTTGTAAAACACACCATGTGAAGAGACCCTACGGGTGACTGCACATGGTGCAGTCTGCATAAATCCCGTTTTTGGTGGGGGTTtactttttgtgcattttttatgctatatttttttgtgtgcggattttccgcagatCTCGCCTTTCCATTGAAAAGAGGGAAATCCGCACAAGAAAAATACCACAACTGACACACTGCGGATTTCAAAAGAAGCAAAGTGTCCATGaaatttgtgtaatctcatacacgtTGTTGGTTCTGTATTACGGTTTTTACACGCaaaatccacacagaaaaaaaaagtatgtaataagcaccatgtgcaggtagccttatacTTTTATTGTGTGAATTCACTGTGCATACAATTCTATTATACCCTGGATCTGCCCGTACAGATTTAATCAAATTAGTCCAAAACTGACAAATTCGGCAGTATTGACTGATGACTACATGAGTATAGGCTTCCCAACTGTCCCCTGGTGGCAGATCTCAGGGGAAAGAAGGATCGGCCATGTTGGGTTTCAGTATATTGATGTACGAAATATGCCTTTCTCCCGtgcataaagggtgtcccctggccTTTTGTACAGTTATTGGCATGAATACATAATGTCAGTTCTTTGATTTGAACACTCCTTGTAAGACAGACCTCTCATCCCATTTTAAAGAGCTGGTTTGTCCTCCTTTGAACCATCCTCCGCTCTCGTGGAGCCCAGAGCTAAATCCCAAATTCAAGATGTGGTCTTACAGGGTATTTATAGAAGGACAATATTAGCTTTGCACCAAAGTTTGCCTTGCAGCTGCCGCCGGACATTGAGTACTACTGCTTAGCTTACTGGTAAGCCCTTCTCTCGTCCTGTTATCCCCAGTATATTGTATCCCTTGTCTATCCTGGCAGTGGGAAAATAACAGAAGTAATGGGAGCTTCAAACTCAAACCTCCAGTGGGAGCGCCAGTATTTATCATTCATTGCTATATACACTGTCTTTATCCGGGCAGTGGAACAGCAACATTTTTAAgctacacttaggctactttcacacttgctgcagagtgatccagcaagcagttcctgcaaaacgtatgccaactgatggcatttgtaagactgatcaggatcctgatcagtcttaaaaatgcctgatcagtcagaaaaatgcattgaaatgccggatccgtctttccagtgtcatccggcaaaacggatccggcatttattttctttcaccggatctggcattccagtattttgaatgctggatctggaactaatacattcctattgaaaaaaatgccagatccggtattcaggcaagtcttcagtgtttttgggccggagataaccgtagcatgctgcggttttattttttgcctgatcagtcaaaaagactgaactgaagacatcctgaacggattactctctattcagaatgcattgggatatgcctcagttattttccagtattgagtcctTTTGACAGAACTcggtgctggaaaagaaaaacgctagtgtgaatgtacccttagcgTTTCTTTGGAAAAGCTCTAAATTATTATTATAGTTAAAGTATCAACAACAACCAAATGCACATATTATGATCCATCAGtggatagttaaaggggttggccagtttctCAGGATCTTCAGCAtagataatcaatatcagattggtggtgggTCGTATGGACGCctggctgtttgaagagaacgcagcactTGTACGAGCGCCGACTCCTCTTTTCCCTATTACCTGCTTGATGGCAGCATTGCAGCGACAAGCAGGTGTAATTGCATCTCCTATGTCCCCACTCACGTCAATGGGAAGGAGCAGACGGTGTGTAACTGCTCCTTCCCATTGATGTGTATGAGACAGGAGCTGCAATTACACCTCTTCGATGTCGAAggagagcaggtaaacagagaagagaaggaAGCGCTTTTGAGtcctgcattctcttcaaacagttgaccgGAGGGGGTGTCGGCAGTCTGACCCGCACCGGTCTGGTATTGATAATctaccctgaggatagatcatcaatattggaAAGTGGCCAACCCATTTAAAGAGAGGCTTACCACAGGATTGATGCTCTGTGTGCTTGTGAACACTGTCTCTAAGTATCATTTTAATAAGATACGATGCACTCATTATTTCACTCCCATATAAATCGCACATTATCATTTGGAATAATGCCACACAAAGTTTGGCCCGAATAGAAAAGTCTATATTTTCCCATTTAAAAGGAATTATTTCTTGTCAAGTGAAAACCATGAATACAACTATGAGGAAGGCTTTAATAAGGGCTTACCCCAAATTTTACCCTAACTGGTATTATAAAATATATGATCTGCACAGGGATGGCAGAATTGATTACTAGAATTATGCTGGAAAaatgtgtttaaaggggttttacaggagTACAATAAAGATAAGCTATccaaaagataggtcatcaacatcagatcggtgggggtccaactcccagtatCACTGCCGATGAGCTGTTGATAGGGCTGCAGTGCTCCAGTTCCTGCTGTTTCcttacagcataccaagcacagcgccgtacattgtatagtggttatgCTTGGTATTGTATCTCAgggaactgagctgcacataggccatctGACCGATAGAGATGACATCACTACCCTAGGAAGAAGCCGCAGCACTTAATAGAATGCTGTGgtctcttcaaagagctgatcattgggggtccagGAGTCATATCCCCCACTGATttgatgatattgatgacctatccttgaggatagatcatcaatattgtactcctaaaaaaaaaaaaaattgttgcatataccacaaaatgatccaaaaatgtATTTGCAATGATGATGTAAtgatttattcacccaatgtACCGCAACGTATCAGTCTCTCTATAGAACCATTCTCAAGAGAACTGATGCCTTGTACGTTGGGTAAATAAATTCGCTGGATTGCATTTGAATAGAAACTGGAGTGCTGTTTTGGTCAGTAAAGTCTTTTGCATAGTGCTACATAAAGAAGGCTTCATGGTGGTAAATGAAATCCCCTGCAGCAACCTACCATAGAGTCGCACTGACTGTGCTGGTATATGATGCTCCATCCATTGCCATAAAACAGATCTTTTTCCCAGAGGAAATAATTCTCTCTAATACGGAATTTGATAGAGCAGAATCTGACCCTATTTAGTAAATAGGTGCACTGCACACCTCCCAAGCGTCCTGGATCTGGTGGGACAGTCCCTAATTTTGGTGGTTGTCGTGGGAGGGCTGAGGCAAGTCCCGCTCTTATATGTCTCTGTTTCCTTAGGACGCAGGAACAGTTGATTGCAAtaggtgaagcagggagctgtccgtcttgcttcaccattcagctcaGCTGCCAGTGCTCCCCAGCAGGCATAATGCGGTCATACCTCGTGCTGCCGAGCTGTGGAGGGGGAGCGCGCCGGCCTGTGCAGTCCTCCTACACAGCCTAGTAAGCGCTGTGTGACTGCATCACGCCTGCTGGGGAGCGCAGGATGGCTCCAATCATTGGGGGAACGACAGGTGGCTCTACTGAAaggtgggcatagctactgtgagagggcacaatgttgGCATAGCTACTgagaggggccacaatgtgggcataacttctgtgTGGAAGCGCTAAGGGGACTGGATGGGGTTGGACTTGTATAGATATGCATTGGATAAAGTTAGAAGCGTGGCTTAGTTTAAAAACATTTGCTGGGGCACGCTACgctatttggtaaaaaaaaaatctctaaatgATTTTCCCACCCTGTTAGCTAGGGGGTTCATTGTGATGCTCATGGCCGTATTATAATAGATCCTTGGTAAACAAcctccagctgttatgaaactacaactctcagcatgaagACTTTTCCTGGTGTCCTTGGAAGTCCCATAaaggtgaatggagcatgctgggtgtTGCAGTTTCACAATAGCTGACGTGCCCGCAGCTTACAGAcgagggctgaaacgattactctatTAAATCAAGTAACTCGACACAAAAAATGAGCATCGAGGATttgtttgtgccatgtgaccacggagcgtgagtgaaGTGCTTGCTGTTTACTCACTCTTCGCGGTCTCCTGCCGGCCGGCACTGCGTTGCACTGTATCCTGACTTACACACACATTATCAGGATGTAGTGCACGTAAGCACGCACCATGAactgacgctgtgtgacgtcaggaggaCAGTGCAGCGTGTGGAGAAGCCAATGCAACTGCGCAGTGTCGGCGGCCcctctacaggaaaggtaagtgttttattttactGGTGCTGCggactgatggggggggggctgactGGAttgatggctaggagggggagacgGTGGCATTGGTGGGAGGGGAGCATGATTGCACTGGGGGGAGTTCATGGGGCTGATGgctaggagcaggagacggtagcATGGGGGGGGAGACATGTCATGGGGAAATCTGATGGCACTCTGCTGGGGACTCATGGCTAGGAGGGGAGATGGTGGCTCTGGGAGGGGGGGCCTGATGGTGCTGGGGACTCATGGCTAGGAGGGGAGATGGTGGCTCTGGGAGGGGAAGGCCTGATGGTGCTGGGGACTCATGGCTAGGAGGGGGGGATGGTGactctgggaggggggggggcctgatGGTGCTGGGGACTCATGGCTAGGAGGGGAGATGGTGGctctgggagggggggggcctgATGGTGCTGGGGACTCATGGCTAGGAGGGGAGATGGTGgctctgggaggggggggggcctgatGGTGCTGGGGACTCATGGCTAGGAGGGGAGATGGTGActctgggagggggggggctgatggtgctggggactcatggctaggagggggagatggtggtACTGGGGGGGGGAGGACATGATGTCATGGGgaaatctgatggcactggggggagcctgATGGTGCTGGGGACTCATGGCTAGGAGGGGAGATGGTGGCTCTGGGAGAGGGGGGGGCCCTGATGGTGCTGGGGActcatggctaggagggggagatggtggtactggggggggagagaggacatgatgtcatGGGgaaatctgatggcactggggggagcctgATGGTGCTGGGGActcatggctaggagggggagatggtggctCTGGGAGGGGGGGCCTGATGGTGCTGGGGACTCATGGCTAGGAGGGGAGATGGTGGCTCTGGGAGAGGGGGGGGCCTGATGGTGCTGGGGACTCATGGCTAGGAGGGGAGATGGTGGctctgggagggggggggcctgAT
This Bufo gargarizans isolate SCDJY-AF-19 chromosome 7, ASM1485885v1, whole genome shotgun sequence DNA region includes the following protein-coding sequences:
- the LRRC8D gene encoding volume-regulated anion channel subunit LRRC8D, which translates into the protein MFTLSEVASLNDIQPTYRILKPWWDVFMDYLAVVMLMVAIFAGTMQITKDQVVCLPKLESAVCLTPPASRDGENKPPGSSQLETTTESGKEWLSTSPKLKLETHLRTQTDTLINPTTLIQDPNTMASSPGGRKTNLDYQQYVFINQMCYHVALPWYSKYFPYLALIHTIILMVSSNFWFKYPKTCSKIEHFVSILGKCFESPWTTKALSETACEDSEENKQRLTSAQSLRKHLSNSSEEGSPSPSTPMISKSGLKFSADKPVGEVPGMTILDKKDGEQAKALFEKVRKFRTHVEDSDLIYKLYVVQTAVKTVKFIFILCYTLTFVTAISFKHVCTPNVEHLTGYTDFECTHNMAFMLKKLLISYIALICVYGFVCVYTLFWLFRRPLKEYSFEKVREESSFSDIPDVKNDFAFLLHMVDQYDQLYSKRFGVFLSEVSENKLRAISLNHEWTFEKLRQHISRNAQDKQELHLFMLSGVPDAVFELTDLEVLRLELIPEAKIPAKISQMTALQELHLYHCPAKVEQTAFSFLRDNLKCLHVKFTDVAEIPAWVYLLKNLRELYLMGNLNSENNKMIGLDSLRELRHLKVLYVKSNLTKIPSNVTDVAPHLTKLVIHNDGTKLVVLNSLKKMMNVAELELHNCELERIPHAIFSLSNLQELDLKLNSIRTIEEVISFQHLKRLTCLKLWHNKIVSIPQSISQVKNLESLYLSNNKLEVLPVALFHLQKLRHLDVSYNCICAIPLEIGLLQNLQYLYVTGNKVDILPKTLFKCIKLRTLCLGQNCITALPEKIGHLVQLTHLELKGNCLDRLPSQIIYCRLLKKSGLMVEDHLFDALPSEVKDALNLDTNASFANGVI